In Thiomonas arsenitoxydans, the genomic stretch AGCGCGGCCCCTACATGCTCATTTTCGATCCGCTCGACGGGTCGAGCAACACCGACGTCAACGTCTCGGTCGGCACCATTTTTTCGGTGCTGCGCCACACCAAGATCGGCGACCCCACCGTGGCCGACTACCTGCGCCCCGGCGTGGAGCAGGTCGCTGCGGGTTACGCCATCTACGGCCCGGCCACCATGCTGGTGCTGACCGTGGGCAAAGGCACGCACGGATTTACCCTTGACCGCGAAATCGGTAACTTCATCCTCACCCATCCCAATCTGCAGATTCCCGCAGACACCAGCGAATTCGCCATCAACACCAGCAACGAGCGCTTCTGGGAGCCGCCGATTCAGCGCTATGTCGCGGAGTGCAAGGCCGGCAAGACCGGTCCGCGCGGGCGCGACTTCAACACCCGCTGGATCGCCTCGATGGTGGCCGACGTGCACCGCATTCTCATGCGCGGCGGTATTTTCATGTACCCCAAAGACACCAAAGACCCGAGCAAGCCGGGCCGTCTGCGCCTGATGTACGAAGCCAATCCGATCGGCATGATCATCGAGCAGGCGGGCGGTGCGGCTTCCACCGGGCGCGGGCGTATTCTTGAGGTGCAGCCAAGCTCGCTGCATCAGCGCGTGCCGGTGATGCTGGGCTCCAAGAACGAGATCGAGCGTCTGGAGCGCTATCACGCCGAATATGACCGGGGCGAAGACAAAGCCTTTGAGTCGCCGCTGTTCAAAGAGCGTTCGCTGTACCGCGACGAAGCCAGCCGTTGAGCGTTGCGGCCGCAGGGTCGGCTCGTTTCGGCAGCATCGAAGCGTAGGGCCCCGCCGCCATTGCTGCGCTTTGCGCCGGATCAAACCTGGCAGCGACCCGCATCAAGACGGGCGCTGCATGCATTGATTTCCTTGTCTTGAAAAGAGGCTCGCACCATGTCTGTCAAACATCCCATCATTGCCATCACCGGGTCGTCGGGCGCCGGCACCACCACGGTGATGCGCAGCTTCCAGCACATCTTCCGCCGCGAACAGCTCACCGCGCAAATCGTCGAGGGAGATTCCTTCCATAAGTTCAACCGCATGGAAATGCGCGAGGAGATGAAAAAGCAGGAAGCCGCGGGCAACCGTCACTTCAGCCACTTCGGCCCCGACGCCAACTTGCTGGGCGAACTGGAAACCGTGTTCAAGACCTACGGCGAGACCGGCGGCGGCAAGGTGCGCAAGTACAT encodes the following:
- a CDS encoding class 1 fructose-bisphosphatase, translated to MQSGRTTVSKFLIEQLHGTDDQADLAALLVDVTAAVKAISAMTSKGALGGFLGALDTQNVQGEVQKKLDVLSNDAMIQACEWGGLVAGMASEEMDDPYTLPKEFERGPYMLIFDPLDGSSNTDVNVSVGTIFSVLRHTKIGDPTVADYLRPGVEQVAAGYAIYGPATMLVLTVGKGTHGFTLDREIGNFILTHPNLQIPADTSEFAINTSNERFWEPPIQRYVAECKAGKTGPRGRDFNTRWIASMVADVHRILMRGGIFMYPKDTKDPSKPGRLRLMYEANPIGMIIEQAGGAASTGRGRILEVQPSSLHQRVPVMLGSKNEIERLERYHAEYDRGEDKAFESPLFKERSLYRDEASR